The following coding sequences lie in one Rutidosis leptorrhynchoides isolate AG116_Rl617_1_P2 chromosome 4, CSIRO_AGI_Rlap_v1, whole genome shotgun sequence genomic window:
- the LOC139842546 gene encoding cytochrome P450 CYP736A12-like, whose amino-acid sequence MYPVTLALLLVLVGILFRLWRSTNLRHKNLPPGPTPLPIIGSLHLLGNLPHRALHKLSQKYGPIMSIRLGSVQFVIVSSPDAAKLFLGTHDAIFASRPNIQAAKYLSYGCKGMTFAQYGPYWRNVRKFCTVELLSPAKINGFAGMRKEEIGLMVDKLKIASKEHKVVNLSEIVGDVIESMVCRMLFGKKNDDTFVFRTIIDKSMEAIGKFNIADYVPTLAPFDLQGLTKRFKSLSKELDEMLEMLIAEHEENKRTDETDFIDILLSLKHKYANNHDDLSYTIDRPSMKAILLDMVAGATDTAKTSIEWILCALIKNPRVMKELQKELNTVIGDKPIVEESDLTKLSYLHMVVKETFRLYPIGPLLIPHQSVDDIVISGYNIPKGTRVLVNYWAFGRDPNVWSDNWDEFLPERLIGKDIDYRGSSFQLIPFGTGRRGCPGMNLGLLNINLVVSNLVHCFDWVLPNRMEPSELDMQEKFGLTTPRVQPLLAIPTRRR is encoded by the exons ATGTATCCTGTTACATTAGCCCTTCTCTTGGTTCTAGTCGGAATCTTGTTTCGGCTATGGCGTTCTACTAACCTCCGCCATAAAAACTTACCACCGGGCCCCACCCCTTTACCAATTATCGGAAGCCTTCACTTATTAGGAAACCTCCCTCACCGTGCACTCCACAAGCTGTCCCAAAAGTACGGCCCCATCATGTCTATTCGTCTTGGGTCAGTCCAATTTGTGATTGTGTCTTCACCAGACGCTGCAAAACTCTTCCTTGGGACCCACGATGCCATATTTGCATCGCGTCCGAACATTCAAGCTGCAAAGTACTTATCTTATGGCTGCAAAGGGATGACCTTTGCCCAATATGGTCCATATTGGCGGAATGTAAGGAAGTTTTGTACGGTGGAGCTTTTGAGTCCTGCGAAGATTAATGGTTTTGCGGGGATGAGAAAGGAAGAGATTGGGCTGATGGTGGATAAGCTGAAAATTGCGTCGAAGGAGCACAAGGTTGTGAATTTGAGTGAAATAGTAGGTGACGTGATTGAATCGATGGTGTGCAGGATGCTTTTTGGCAAGAAAAATGATGACACATTTGTTTTCAGGACTATTATTGATAAGAGTATGGAGGCAATTGGAAAATTTAATATTGCAGACTATGTGCCAACTTTAGCACCTTTTGATCTTCAG GGATTGACCAAGCGCTTCAAGTCATTAAGCAAGGAACTTGATGAAATGCTTGAGATGCTGATAGCGGAGCATGAAGAAAACAAACGAACCGACGAAACAGATTTCATTGACATACTATTGTCCCTAAAACACAAGTATGCAAATAACCATGATGATCTATCTTATACCATTGATAGACCAAGCATGAAAGCCATTTTATTAGATATGGTAGCTGGTGCCACCGACACCGCCAAAACCTCCATCGAATGGATCTTATGTGCACTTATCAAAAACCCTAGAGTAATGAAAGAGCTTCAAAAAGAGCTCAACACAGTTATTGGAGATAAGCCCATTGTTGAAGAATCAGATTTGACAAAATTAAGTTACTTACACATGGTAGTTAAGGAAACATTTCGGCTATATCCAATTGGTCCACTTTTAATACCTCATCAATCAGTAGACGATATTGTGATTAGTGGTTACAATATACCAAAGGGCACACGGGTCCTTGTGAATTATTGGGCGTTTGGACGCGACCCAAATGTTTGGTCCGACAACTGGGATGAGTTCCTTCCTGAGAGGTTAATTGGTAAAGATATCGACTATCGAGGATCTTCGTTTCAGCTTATACCGTTTGGCACTGGAAGAcgagggtgtcctggaatgaactTGGGATTGTTAAATATTAATTTGGTAGTTTCGAACTTGGTACATTGTTTTGATTGGGTGCTTCCAAACCGAATGGAACCGAGTGAGTTGGATATGCAAGAAAAGTTTGGGTTAACCACACCAAGGGTTCAGCCGTTATTAGCCATTCCAACGCGTCGAAGATGA